The proteins below come from a single Thermogemmatispora onikobensis genomic window:
- the lepB gene encoding signal peptidase I: MNPELDFEKRWRLVREVIETLVLTGLMFFIIRFAIQNFYVEGMSMEPNLHDKELILVDKWSYLFHAPARGDVIVFVAPPNPSQDYVKRIIGVPGDVITIQGTTVIVDGVTLHETYVDPRRQGNPYPSFSNRVVPPDSYFVLGDNRAGSSDSRDWGFVPRKNIIGRAALVYWPLGEDNNGFLPDVSSVFAEVHQRQSAALLSSALATRASASSRPAPPLQPDQSLLALLLFPPLILRPGRQAVWKQTSHWRWKRDQGEGRRRGFGARQPAPDGVAAVGLWPDAG, translated from the coding sequence ATGAATCCAGAGCTTGATTTTGAGAAGCGCTGGCGTCTGGTCCGCGAAGTGATCGAGACGCTCGTCCTCACAGGGCTCATGTTCTTCATCATTCGCTTTGCTATCCAGAATTTCTACGTTGAAGGCATGAGCATGGAGCCGAATCTCCACGACAAAGAGCTGATCCTCGTCGACAAGTGGTCGTACCTCTTCCATGCGCCAGCGCGTGGCGACGTGATTGTCTTCGTTGCTCCTCCCAATCCCAGTCAGGATTACGTCAAGCGCATCATTGGCGTCCCAGGCGATGTGATCACGATCCAGGGAACGACGGTCATTGTCGATGGTGTGACCCTCCATGAGACCTATGTTGATCCGCGTCGGCAGGGCAACCCCTATCCTTCCTTTTCCAATCGCGTTGTACCGCCCGACAGCTACTTTGTATTAGGAGATAATCGGGCTGGTAGCTCAGACTCGCGCGACTGGGGCTTCGTGCCGCGTAAGAATATCATTGGGCGCGCCGCTCTCGTCTACTGGCCGTTAGGAGAGGATAACAATGGCTTCCTGCCCGATGTCTCCTCGGTCTTTGCCGAAGTCCATCAGCGCCAAAGTGCCGCGCTGCTGTCATCGGCGCTCGCGACACGGGCCTCTGCCTCCTCGCGCCCTGCGCCGCCGTTACAGCCAGATCAGTCCCTGCTGGCGCTCTTGCTCTTTCCTCCGCTTATCCTCCGACCTGGACGCCAGGCAGTCTGGAAGCAGACGAGCCATTGGCGCTGGAAGAGGGACCAAGGAGAAGGTCGACGGCGTGGTTTTGGAGCACGACAGCCAGCACCGGATGGTGTAGCCGCTGTTGGGCTGTGGCCAGATGCTGGTTGA